The sequence TTCATGACTATTCTTGCACTGGCTTCAAGATTAGGCTTGATGTTGGCCACATTGTCAGTTATCAAATGAGCTGACATTATTGACAGTGCCGCTGCCGATTCACTGATTGGCTCATGCTTTAATCTGTGAGCCAATTCCCAATCCTTGATAGCAGTGAAATTGGCAATCAAATCGGCACAGCCTGCGGACAGTAGTCTGAATGGAGACTGAGCTATGATTTCAGTATCTGCAATTACAGCTATTGGAGACTGTGCTTTGGCAGATGTTGAAGTGTTGGGATTTTTAATTGAAGCTAAAGGAGATACGATACCATCATGTGAAGCGGTTGTAGGCATGGATACAAAATAAACGCCCTGATTATGAGAAGAGAGCTTGGCAACATCAATTACTTTTCCCCCACCAATACCTAAAACAGTAGTGTCTGGAGTAATAAGTTCTTCAACTTCAGATATTGAATCATAAGTTGCTTTGCTAACTTTAGTCACATCAAACTCAATGTCAGCTTTTTCAAGGCTTTCCATTACAGGTATTGCACCTACATCATATGTATGTTCACCTGTAACGATTAAAATCTTTTTATCTAAATGCAATGATTTACAAATTTCACCAGTATCCTTTATAATACCCGGATCAATGTAAACTTCACGAGGCATTTGTATTTTCCTATTGCTCATAATATCTCCTGAAATTAATTATACATTAATATATATGTAGATAATAATTATAAATAATTTTTTAATTCTAGCAACCCCACCAATATTGTTCCAACATCAAAATATAACACTAAAACATCAATATTGCTCTTAAAACGTTAAATTGAGCTCAAATAAAAGCAATTCTTTATATATGATGCTTGATAATCTAATAAATGATTTACACAATTTTCGTAATGGATTAAAGAGGATTACCATGGCTCAGGAAAACAGAATCAACCGAGATTTGATGTTCAAGATATGCTTCATGTATTTCGCCAACTTCATTTTGAAGATACTGGAAATCAACGAAGAGATTGTTGAAATATCTCCAACAGAAATCATAGGTCTTGAAAATCTCAAAAAACCTAAAATATTCAACAACTTCCTCGATTTTGCCGCTGTGACAAAATCTGGAAAAATCATACTGTTTGAATTCAAGAAGAATGCATTGAGAACAAAAGATTTAAAACAATTATATAATTACTTTGACAGAGTACACTGCAAAAAGAAGGCACATGTGGATTTTATAATTATTACAATTTCTGATAAAGGAATTATAAGTAGCTATAAGAATAAACCTTTAATATTCTGTCCACGAATTATTAAAACTAAAACAATCAATAAACAGAAAGATTTAAGTATTCTACGCGACAAATTTAAACACAATTATAAATTGAACCCCTATGATTGCTCTTTGATGATTGCACTGCCACTATTCAAAACCGAAGAAAGTGAAGCAGAAATAACCAGAGAAATGTGTGAATACATTAAAGAGAAAAAAAACTGCATTCCAGCCGATGAGGTGGATGATGTAGTGCTTGCAATGTATCTGAACATCATTGAATACATTGATGAAGAAAAACAAGATGAACTAATGGATATGATCGGATTGAGTGAAAAAATAGAAGGAGTAATATCCGAAATAGAAAACAATGCAAGAGAAGATGGTGAAAAAAAAGGAGAAAGAAAAATTATTAAAAAATTATTAAAAACATTCACAGAAGACGAAGTATCTAAAATCCTAGATATAGAAAAAACAACACTACTAACACTAATACATAAATAAGGGGATAACCATTCCATTTCTCCCTTTACAAACATTTAAACAAAAACTAACCAGAAAAAATATGAAATTTACTGTATTTTGAAATGCAGAATAAAAATAAGGCTCTGTCCAAAATTGTCATGATGCAGAATTGATTTTTTGAATGTTTGTTTTAATTTTCATGTTTTTTTGGGTCAGGACATTTCGTTCTGTCCAGCGGATTTTTTGTAATCTGATCCATCTAATTAATCCATCACGTGTT is a genomic window of Methanobrevibacter sp. containing:
- a CDS encoding NAD(P)-dependent glycerol-1-phosphate dehydrogenase, which encodes MSNRKIQMPREVYIDPGIIKDTGEICKSLHLDKKILIVTGEHTYDVGAIPVMESLEKADIEFDVTKVSKATYDSISEVEELITPDTTVLGIGGGKVIDVAKLSSHNQGVYFVSMPTTASHDGIVSPLASIKNPNTSTSAKAQSPIAVIADTEIIAQSPFRLLSAGCADLIANFTAIKDWELAHRLKHEPISESAAALSIMSAHLITDNVANIKPNLEASARIVMKSLFSGGMAISIAGSSRPASGSEHLFSHALDKIADKPALHGEQCGIGTILMMYLHGGDWKAIRNALKAVQAPTTAKELNIPDGDIIEALVMAHKIRPERYTILGDNGISKEAAYELAYKTEVI